The Thaumasiovibrio subtropicus genome window below encodes:
- a CDS encoding ABC transporter ATP-binding protein, with product MLEAKALQFNIDQRPLLNAFSKTFEPGKIYALVGHNGSGKSTLLKLLANQQQASSGNVLLKGKPVKQWSDKAFAQHVAYLPQHLPTTDSLAGRDLVSFGRYPWHGLLGRLSKTDHAIVDEAMALTDTTQYVHRLVDSLSGGERQRLWFAMLLAQKTPFLLLDEPLSALDVAHQVEMLSLIKSLSNKLNLGVIIVIHDINMAARFCDEIVALHSGNLIASGSVASIFQEAQLNSIFGCDMHIVDHPAGYPVAMPS from the coding sequence ATGCTGGAAGCCAAAGCGTTGCAATTTAATATCGATCAACGCCCCTTGCTCAACGCCTTTTCGAAGACATTTGAACCGGGCAAAATCTATGCCCTTGTCGGCCACAATGGTTCGGGAAAATCAACCTTGTTAAAGTTGCTTGCGAATCAACAACAAGCCTCTTCTGGTAATGTTTTACTGAAAGGGAAGCCCGTTAAGCAATGGTCAGACAAAGCCTTTGCACAACATGTCGCTTATCTGCCTCAGCATTTGCCAACCACCGACAGTCTTGCAGGCCGTGATCTCGTCAGCTTTGGCCGTTACCCTTGGCATGGCCTTTTAGGAAGACTATCAAAAACTGATCATGCTATCGTTGATGAGGCGATGGCGCTAACAGACACTACTCAATATGTTCATCGACTTGTTGATTCACTGTCAGGCGGAGAGCGACAACGCCTTTGGTTCGCGATGTTACTTGCTCAAAAAACGCCGTTTTTGCTTCTCGATGAGCCCTTATCTGCACTCGATGTCGCGCACCAAGTCGAAATGCTTAGCCTCATTAAATCGCTGAGTAATAAGCTTAATTTGGGCGTCATCATCGTGATTCACGACATCAACATGGCAGCGCGCTTTTGTGATGAAATTGTAGCGCTTCACTCCGGCAACTTGATTGCTTCAGGCTCCGTCGCATCCATTTTCCAAGAAGCGCAGCTCAACTCTATATTCGGATGTGATATGCATATTGTCGATCACCCTGCGGGCTATCCTGTCGCCATGCCATCATAA
- the fhuB gene encoding Fe(3+)-hydroxamate ABC transporter permease FhuB, with protein MNRRAYLMIGTLTVLFFAVFGLHVASNPLTQGYWSSMWVADWTSNHSITLHLAWWPRLITTLLAGSALAIAGVLMQQVLRNPLASPSTLGVASGASFSLMLASLYAPWLIEISQSGVALAGGIITMALVFALSWRRALSPTVVVVSGLVVNLYFGAVTTVLLMMHQEQLSGLMIWGAGSLVQTGWDNVVYLLPRLSVAAIATLLVLRPLSLLALSEQGAKSLGVSLLKLRIVCLGLAVILTSWVVASVGVIGFVGLAAPAITRLLGIHKLLPKLLVSILIGALLLTLTDLIIQLMPGLIAMFLPTGAATAALGAPLLLWLLPKLATHNQAQTQTVLTRQTTQPKKLSKHAVAIAAVFTVVGLIVFTTFSIQDQGWSSLFTTEDWHLVEWRLPRLLAAGLAGAMLASAGTVIQRLSGNPMASPEVIGISSGTALGLIIAVFTGLGTSLIGMYTGGLFGALGAMALIVFLNRRSSFQPERVLLTGVAITALMNAIQGFVLAGGDPRAYQVLSWLAGTTYYVNMQTLTPLVISALVLVTLSFLAARWLDLLPLGQPNAKALGINVSRARILLLVLAACLTVSATLIVGPLSFVGLMAPHMARLFGFSRAHQHLLCAALVGTVLMLVSDWLGRQWLYPAEIPAGMVAAIIGGMYLLWGLKRL; from the coding sequence ATGAACCGCCGTGCTTACCTGATGATTGGCACACTCACTGTGCTCTTTTTTGCCGTTTTCGGACTGCATGTTGCAAGTAACCCCCTCACTCAAGGCTATTGGTCCAGTATGTGGGTAGCAGATTGGACATCAAATCATTCCATTACCTTGCACCTCGCATGGTGGCCAAGACTCATCACGACTCTCTTGGCAGGGAGTGCGCTAGCCATCGCCGGTGTGTTGATGCAGCAAGTATTACGAAACCCGCTAGCGTCTCCCTCCACACTCGGTGTTGCCAGTGGTGCAAGCTTCAGTTTAATGCTCGCTTCATTATATGCCCCATGGTTGATCGAGATTTCACAAAGTGGTGTCGCGCTAGCGGGCGGCATCATCACAATGGCGCTGGTGTTTGCACTATCATGGCGAAGAGCGCTCTCACCCACTGTCGTTGTTGTCTCTGGCCTTGTTGTTAATCTCTATTTTGGTGCGGTAACAACGGTACTGTTAATGATGCACCAAGAACAGCTGTCGGGTTTAATGATTTGGGGAGCTGGATCATTAGTGCAAACAGGCTGGGATAATGTCGTCTACTTACTTCCCCGTCTTAGCGTTGCCGCTATTGCCACTCTATTGGTGTTGCGACCTTTAAGCTTGTTAGCACTCTCTGAGCAAGGGGCGAAAAGCCTCGGTGTTTCACTGTTAAAACTGCGTATCGTTTGTCTCGGTCTTGCAGTCATTTTAACCTCATGGGTAGTCGCAAGCGTCGGTGTGATTGGCTTTGTTGGTCTCGCTGCACCGGCTATCACCCGCCTACTTGGCATACATAAATTGTTACCGAAACTGCTTGTTTCCATCTTGATTGGTGCGTTATTGCTCACTCTTACCGACTTGATCATCCAACTCATGCCGGGGCTTATCGCCATGTTCTTACCGACAGGCGCTGCCACTGCGGCCTTAGGTGCACCTCTGTTACTATGGCTATTACCTAAACTCGCAACACATAATCAAGCCCAAACCCAGACCGTTCTCACCCGACAAACAACCCAGCCCAAAAAACTGAGTAAGCACGCGGTTGCCATCGCAGCGGTATTCACCGTTGTTGGGTTGATCGTCTTCACTACGTTTTCGATACAAGACCAAGGTTGGTCAAGTCTATTCACAACAGAAGACTGGCATCTTGTCGAATGGCGCCTACCTCGGTTACTTGCCGCGGGCCTCGCTGGCGCTATGCTAGCGAGTGCTGGCACCGTTATCCAACGGCTAAGTGGCAACCCAATGGCAAGCCCTGAAGTGATAGGTATCAGTTCAGGTACCGCGCTAGGGTTGATCATTGCGGTTTTCACGGGTCTTGGAACCAGTTTGATTGGCATGTACACCGGGGGGTTATTCGGCGCTCTTGGAGCCATGGCCTTGATAGTCTTTCTCAATCGGCGTAGTAGTTTTCAACCGGAACGGGTCTTACTCACAGGTGTCGCGATTACAGCGCTGATGAACGCGATTCAAGGTTTTGTTCTCGCAGGCGGCGACCCTCGCGCCTATCAAGTTTTATCTTGGCTTGCGGGCACCACATACTACGTCAACATGCAGACACTGACCCCGTTAGTCATTTCCGCTTTGGTGCTTGTCACCTTAAGTTTTCTCGCCGCACGCTGGCTAGACTTGTTACCGCTTGGCCAACCCAACGCAAAAGCGCTGGGCATCAATGTCAGCCGCGCTCGTATCCTTCTGCTTGTCCTCGCCGCGTGCTTAACGGTCAGTGCAACGTTAATCGTCGGCCCACTCAGTTTTGTCGGCCTTATGGCTCCCCATATGGCGCGTTTATTTGGATTCAGTCGAGCCCACCAACACCTGCTTTGCGCCGCGCTGGTGGGGACGGTATTAATGTTGGTGTCTGACTGGCTTGGCCGTCAATGGCTCTATCCTGCCGAGATTCCCGCAGGAATGGTCGCTGCCATCATTGGTGGTATGTACTTACTGTGGGGGCTAAAGCGGCTTTGA
- the cas1f gene encoding type I-F CRISPR-associated endonuclease Cas1f, with the protein MKDFTPSEMKTILHSKRANLYYLQHCRVLVNGGRVEYVTDQGKESLYWNIPIANTTAILLGTGTSVTQAAMRELAKAGVLVGFCGGGGSPLFTGNEVDVEVSWLTPQSEYRPTEYLQKWVSFWFDDAKRLTAAKHFQRVRLAMIKKHWLAASTQQQFPVPETQLTSVLARFERLLTDCETTQDLLLLEATTTKTLYKLASQAVDYGDFTRSERGNSNDVANQFLDHGNYLAYGLGATACWVIGLPHGLAILHGKTRRGGLVFDVADIVKDALVLPQAFIAAMAGDDEQEFRQRCLNQLRAGNALDVMIETLQDTAERCAEITQ; encoded by the coding sequence ATGAAAGACTTCACACCCAGTGAAATGAAAACCATCCTGCACTCGAAACGGGCAAACTTATATTACTTGCAACACTGTCGCGTGCTTGTCAACGGCGGGCGTGTGGAATATGTCACCGACCAAGGGAAAGAGAGTCTTTATTGGAATATCCCGATTGCGAACACCACTGCCATCTTGCTAGGCACGGGGACATCCGTGACACAAGCCGCCATGCGAGAGCTTGCTAAAGCGGGTGTCCTTGTTGGTTTTTGCGGCGGCGGGGGCTCACCACTGTTCACAGGAAATGAAGTCGACGTAGAGGTGTCATGGTTAACGCCACAATCAGAATATCGCCCAACCGAATACCTGCAAAAATGGGTCAGTTTTTGGTTTGATGATGCAAAACGCTTAACCGCTGCGAAGCATTTTCAACGAGTGCGCCTTGCGATGATTAAAAAACACTGGTTAGCAGCATCAACACAACAGCAGTTTCCTGTTCCTGAAACGCAGTTAACCAGTGTCTTAGCGCGTTTCGAGCGCCTACTTACCGATTGTGAGACAACCCAAGACCTCTTGTTGCTCGAAGCAACAACCACAAAAACACTCTACAAACTGGCTAGCCAAGCCGTTGACTACGGCGACTTTACCCGTTCAGAACGTGGCAACAGTAACGATGTTGCCAATCAGTTTCTCGACCACGGTAACTACTTAGCTTATGGCCTTGGCGCCACTGCCTGTTGGGTAATCGGTCTACCGCATGGATTGGCAATCTTACACGGTAAGACTCGACGTGGCGGCTTAGTGTTTGATGTCGCTGATATCGTTAAGGATGCATTGGTGTTACCGCAAGCCTTCATCGCGGCAATGGCAGGCGATGATGAACAAGAGTTTCGTCAGCGCTGCCTTAATCAACTACGTGCGGGTAACGCCCTTGATGTGATGATAGAGACATTGCAAGACACAGCTGAACGCTGCGCGGAGATAACACAATGA
- a CDS encoding iron-siderophore ABC transporter substrate-binding protein, translating into MIYLSTFQKRLSASLLVGLALCCFSEAYAETRGAHGISIQSTSPSIAVIDWTQTETFLALGVTPLATAQQVDYNAWVKTPPIPNHVADMGLRSQPNMERLTELAPDTIFISPMFEALTDQLSRVAPVKNIPLYKEGELNWLALKTYTRALAKEVNAEGAAETLIQDAEDLFLNLKTNNHTPNEPLLIIQFMDSRHVRVYGENSLYAISARQIGFHNAWKESTSHWGFSLVGIDKLLGINARIVVVDPLPAGAEKRLQHDQLWQQIIAQSTGSLIHIDSVWSYGAIPSATRFASLLFQAIKVSQTSKERGPQ; encoded by the coding sequence ATGATATACCTATCGACATTTCAAAAGAGATTATCAGCGTCGCTTCTTGTCGGCCTAGCGCTTTGCTGCTTCAGCGAAGCCTATGCAGAAACGCGCGGCGCACACGGCATCTCTATTCAATCGACATCACCATCAATTGCCGTCATTGATTGGACCCAAACCGAAACTTTTCTCGCATTAGGTGTCACACCGTTAGCGACCGCGCAGCAAGTAGATTACAACGCCTGGGTCAAGACGCCACCCATTCCCAATCACGTTGCGGATATGGGCTTGCGAAGCCAGCCCAATATGGAGCGGCTGACAGAGCTAGCACCCGATACCATTTTTATCTCTCCCATGTTTGAAGCGTTAACGGATCAGCTATCCCGTGTTGCCCCAGTGAAAAACATCCCACTTTACAAAGAAGGTGAGCTTAACTGGCTGGCGCTGAAAACCTATACACGCGCGTTAGCGAAAGAAGTGAATGCTGAAGGGGCAGCCGAAACCTTAATTCAAGACGCTGAAGATCTATTTTTGAACCTCAAAACCAACAATCATACCCCTAACGAACCTCTGCTCATCATCCAATTTATGGACTCCCGGCATGTTCGTGTCTACGGCGAAAATAGCTTATACGCCATTAGCGCGCGCCAAATTGGTTTTCATAACGCATGGAAAGAGAGCACCAGTCATTGGGGATTCTCACTCGTCGGCATCGATAAACTCCTAGGCATTAACGCACGCATTGTTGTTGTCGATCCTCTCCCCGCAGGCGCTGAAAAAAGACTCCAGCATGACCAGCTATGGCAACAAATTATCGCGCAAAGTACTGGCTCACTCATCCATATTGATTCGGTCTGGAGCTATGGCGCGATTCCATCGGCAACACGATTTGCCTCCCTGCTCTTCCAAGCCATAAAAGTATCTCAGACCAGTAAAGAAAGAGGGCCACAATGA
- the cas3f gene encoding type I-F CRISPR-associated helicase Cas3f, translating into MNILLISECSKQALVETRRVLDQFGERKGQRCWQTPITYEGMKTLRMLLKKRARKNTAVACYRIYGKNHTELMWVVGKRSKFNLEGTVPTNRTQRDVLRAGDESSMHSNQAIAIMAGIAGLFHDFGKANALFQGKLRGKGEGFEPFRHEWISMQLFLAFVAERDDKVWLNALCELKADSDQDLLAKYKLTKSVTFGDIAAYSPLAAAIAWLIVSHHRLPQQQGKNPPNTKLDQADNWVAEEIGVEWNACNHKSDKFSESTFQQCSVFPYGLPMQSRTWRAKAISLATRALQLPNLAEYARLECAYPMHLARMVLMLSDHTYSSDKAHTDWQDSQYNAYANTDRQTRQLKQKLDEHCVGVAHNAYLLAKVLPNLRGALPTLIRHPILKKRVSQPKFRWQNRAFETLVGERSRAAAQGLFAVLASSTGTGKTICGAKMAYALGDLHQGCRFSVALGLRTLTLQTGDALQQALHLDPDEVAVTIGSQAVKDLYDQYKENANGKKQQDTFTGSESQQMFDDDYVKYDGELENTYLNRWLDDHSRASLHKLISAPISVSTLDHLIPATEGVRGGRQIGPMLRLMTSDLILDEPDDFGVDDLPALCRLVYWAGLLGSRVILSSATLPPALVSELFDAYQHGRMQFNAANGHATSNAVVAAWVDEFSATSALVANKDDFKQQHDTFTDTRVSHLSTSRAPLHRGKVIALDVQENPVDTFATAILTHSQVLARQHHTDNNGKTFSAGLVRMANIEPMLAVAQQLLARTPAPDTRIHYCLYHSQHPLIVRSSIENQLDNLLKRDPNTPITTHPAVQEIFAEYPEKHHIFIVLATPVAEVGRDHDYDWAIAEPSSMRSIIQLAGRVQRHRELAPKEANILVFNKNFKACNNQSPAFCKPGFESTKEYYAKQSDPNTEEKWLSLPSHDLTDPALLPDNALDVISAVPRVKQPDPLANGKTKTAAGFVALEHLALNFNLRDKGRVWWTSPYSHLFGEIQRQTRFRKSTSNIEYVLDIDEHGIEVKLLEWDDLAQAFESQGNIELIPPVTLAKGVSVLGQANLFELVSDLAEQRDLELEEALHRYSTIQLRELTSGKKWRYSPLLGLFEGQFFSS; encoded by the coding sequence ATGAATATTCTGCTTATCTCCGAATGCAGTAAGCAAGCACTGGTTGAAACTCGTCGGGTGCTGGACCAGTTCGGTGAGCGCAAAGGACAGCGCTGCTGGCAGACGCCCATTACCTATGAAGGCATGAAAACCCTGCGCATGTTGTTAAAAAAACGTGCCCGCAAGAATACCGCCGTAGCTTGTTATCGTATCTACGGTAAGAACCACACAGAACTGATGTGGGTCGTGGGTAAACGCAGCAAATTTAATCTCGAAGGCACAGTGCCGACGAATCGTACTCAGAGAGATGTATTGCGAGCAGGCGATGAAAGCAGTATGCACAGTAATCAGGCCATCGCGATTATGGCAGGCATCGCTGGCTTGTTTCATGATTTTGGTAAAGCCAATGCCCTGTTTCAAGGTAAGTTACGCGGTAAAGGGGAAGGGTTTGAGCCATTTCGTCATGAGTGGATTTCCATGCAGCTCTTTTTGGCGTTTGTCGCTGAGCGTGACGATAAAGTCTGGCTCAATGCGCTTTGCGAACTCAAAGCAGATAGCGACCAAGATCTATTGGCAAAGTACAAACTCACGAAAAGCGTCACGTTTGGTGATATCGCCGCCTACAGCCCACTCGCCGCCGCCATCGCATGGTTAATCGTTTCTCACCATCGTTTACCTCAGCAGCAAGGAAAAAATCCTCCGAACACCAAACTGGACCAAGCTGACAATTGGGTAGCAGAGGAGATCGGCGTCGAATGGAACGCTTGTAACCATAAAAGCGACAAGTTTTCCGAGAGTACTTTTCAGCAATGCAGTGTGTTCCCCTACGGCTTACCCATGCAAAGCCGCACTTGGCGGGCGAAAGCAATCTCTTTGGCAACACGGGCACTGCAACTACCTAATTTAGCCGAGTATGCGCGCCTTGAATGTGCCTACCCAATGCACCTCGCCCGCATGGTGTTAATGCTCTCGGATCACACTTATTCGTCAGATAAGGCCCACACAGATTGGCAAGACAGCCAATATAACGCCTATGCCAACACCGATCGTCAAACCCGCCAGCTGAAACAGAAGCTTGATGAACACTGCGTCGGTGTTGCGCACAACGCCTATCTGCTTGCAAAAGTACTGCCTAACCTTCGCGGCGCGTTACCAACGCTGATTCGTCACCCGATACTGAAAAAACGGGTCAGTCAGCCTAAGTTCCGTTGGCAAAACCGCGCATTTGAAACACTCGTGGGCGAGCGCAGTCGCGCCGCAGCACAAGGGTTGTTCGCCGTGCTCGCGAGCTCGACAGGCACAGGTAAAACCATTTGCGGAGCAAAAATGGCTTACGCACTTGGCGACTTACATCAGGGGTGCCGATTTAGCGTTGCTCTAGGCCTACGCACATTGACCTTGCAAACAGGCGATGCGCTGCAACAAGCCTTGCATCTTGACCCTGACGAAGTTGCTGTCACCATCGGCTCGCAGGCAGTGAAAGATCTTTATGACCAATACAAAGAAAACGCCAACGGCAAGAAACAGCAAGACACCTTTACAGGCAGTGAATCACAGCAGATGTTTGATGATGACTATGTCAAGTACGATGGTGAACTAGAGAATACCTACTTAAACCGTTGGCTCGATGATCACAGTCGCGCAAGTTTACATAAGTTGATCAGTGCGCCGATATCCGTCAGCACCCTAGATCACTTGATTCCCGCCACAGAGGGCGTTCGCGGTGGGCGTCAGATTGGCCCCATGTTGCGCTTAATGACCAGCGACCTCATTCTGGATGAACCTGACGATTTTGGTGTTGACGACTTACCCGCCCTGTGTCGACTTGTTTACTGGGCTGGGCTGCTTGGCTCACGCGTTATCCTCTCCTCGGCGACCCTGCCACCCGCGCTTGTTAGCGAACTGTTTGACGCCTATCAACATGGCCGTATGCAGTTCAATGCTGCCAATGGGCATGCGACGAGTAATGCCGTTGTCGCCGCTTGGGTAGATGAGTTTAGTGCAACCAGCGCGCTCGTCGCCAACAAAGACGACTTTAAACAACAGCATGATACGTTCACGGACACCAGAGTCAGCCATCTTTCCACATCGCGTGCTCCGCTTCATCGCGGTAAGGTCATAGCACTGGATGTACAAGAAAACCCAGTCGATACCTTTGCAACGGCCATCTTAACGCACAGCCAAGTCTTGGCACGTCAACATCATACTGATAACAACGGCAAAACCTTTTCGGCTGGATTAGTTCGAATGGCAAACATAGAGCCCATGTTAGCAGTGGCGCAACAGCTACTGGCACGCACCCCTGCCCCAGATACCCGTATTCACTATTGCCTCTATCACAGCCAACACCCGTTAATTGTCCGCTCAAGCATTGAGAACCAGTTGGATAACTTGCTTAAGCGTGATCCGAATACGCCGATCACCACACACCCAGCCGTGCAAGAAATCTTCGCCGAGTACCCTGAAAAGCATCATATTTTCATCGTATTGGCGACCCCCGTAGCCGAAGTAGGCCGCGATCATGACTATGACTGGGCGATTGCCGAGCCAAGTTCGATGCGCTCTATCATTCAGCTTGCAGGACGCGTCCAACGTCATCGCGAGCTCGCCCCAAAAGAAGCCAACATTCTGGTATTCAATAAAAACTTTAAAGCGTGCAACAATCAATCTCCGGCATTTTGTAAACCGGGCTTTGAATCAACAAAAGAGTATTACGCCAAGCAGTCTGATCCGAACACAGAAGAAAAATGGCTAAGTCTACCAAGCCACGACCTCACCGATCCTGCATTACTGCCAGACAATGCGCTTGATGTCATCAGCGCAGTTCCACGTGTCAAACAACCCGATCCGCTGGCAAACGGTAAAACCAAAACCGCTGCAGGTTTCGTGGCGCTCGAGCATCTTGCCTTGAACTTTAATCTACGTGACAAGGGGCGGGTTTGGTGGACTTCTCCCTATTCACATTTGTTTGGCGAGATTCAGCGCCAAACCCGGTTTCGCAAAAGCACTTCAAACATTGAGTACGTTTTGGATATCGATGAGCACGGCATCGAAGTGAAGTTATTAGAGTGGGACGATTTAGCTCAAGCGTTTGAGAGTCAGGGCAATATCGAGCTCATCCCGCCCGTGACGCTTGCCAAAGGTGTGAGTGTCCTTGGGCAAGCCAATCTTTTTGAACTCGTCAGCGACTTGGCAGAGCAGCGAGATTTGGAACTTGAAGAGGCCCTACACCGCTACAGCACCATTCAGTTGCGCGAGTTAACCAGCGGGAAGAAGTGGCGCTACTCACCCTTGTTAGGGCTGTTTGAGGGGCAGTTTTTCTCATCATGA
- a CDS encoding siderophore ferric iron reductase translates to MSQQFFEQLFEHSQQVSPFLVGSIGHMPAESLQLGANDGEKIKQLYQNIAKANPEAGSAYWLTRTWDLLCWQPVYVAFLSIYGFKTLPDIARMGQSISLDGVAGFQFSDRTHTHGDEETLIPQAGEGLRRLFEHYREAVSEWTRIRPGFTRHLFADLILASLVKLQQFLPHIPSLYLREQGRLWLDACQLPMKLLDSLRVDPRTDRLSLVRTSCCLVYKCEGQALCLDCPRHPQNRA, encoded by the coding sequence ATGTCACAGCAATTTTTTGAACAACTTTTTGAACATTCGCAGCAGGTGTCGCCGTTCCTTGTTGGGTCCATTGGCCATATGCCGGCAGAGAGTTTACAACTGGGTGCTAACGATGGAGAGAAGATAAAACAGCTCTATCAAAACATTGCCAAAGCAAACCCAGAGGCAGGGTCAGCCTACTGGTTAACACGTACATGGGACCTTCTCTGTTGGCAACCCGTTTATGTCGCTTTTCTTTCTATCTACGGTTTTAAAACACTGCCGGATATAGCGCGAATGGGGCAATCCATTAGTCTTGATGGTGTCGCAGGTTTTCAATTTTCGGATAGGACGCACACGCATGGTGATGAAGAGACGCTGATTCCACAAGCAGGCGAAGGGCTCAGACGATTGTTTGAACATTATCGCGAGGCGGTGAGTGAATGGACCCGCATTCGCCCTGGGTTTACCCGTCATCTCTTTGCTGATTTGATCTTAGCGAGTTTAGTAAAGCTGCAACAGTTTCTACCTCATATTCCGTCCCTATACTTGCGAGAACAAGGCCGACTTTGGTTAGACGCCTGCCAACTGCCAATGAAATTACTTGATAGCCTGCGTGTTGATCCTCGCACCGATAGACTGAGCTTGGTGAGAACCAGTTGTTGTTTAGTTTACAAGTGTGAAGGGCAAGCGTTATGTCTTGACTGCCCGAGACATCCGCAGAATCGAGCTTAA
- a CDS encoding helix-turn-helix transcriptional regulator produces MAPHKHQEKHFFYIEMVGYWQVHLAINELSDTFAVSRQRGSEIFKHYREAHPDNFYQAGNRWFANSEFSCHYINKSPHQYLNWLLGNTAFSANTYRPQHPARNIDADILRDVSIALTRQQAVDIRYTAMKGKPEERLISPQTLVFAAGRWHIRAWCFMRSEYRDFVLTRITDAEIDDLKSCHDLPIDHHWQEQVDIILAPDPRLDALRQQLIADEYAMIQGRLTLSVKRAMVTYQLHEMGISFPYTALSEIEQQLVIVNKSDVEAWCF; encoded by the coding sequence ATGGCACCCCACAAGCATCAAGAGAAGCACTTTTTCTACATCGAAATGGTCGGTTACTGGCAAGTGCACCTTGCGATTAATGAGCTCAGTGATACGTTCGCGGTTTCTCGACAACGTGGTAGTGAGATATTCAAGCATTATCGCGAAGCCCATCCTGATAATTTTTATCAAGCGGGTAATCGCTGGTTCGCCAATAGTGAGTTTAGTTGCCATTACATTAACAAAAGCCCCCACCAGTACCTCAACTGGCTGCTCGGCAATACCGCCTTCTCTGCCAACACCTATCGACCACAACATCCGGCACGGAATATAGACGCCGACATTCTTCGTGATGTCTCCATTGCCCTTACCCGTCAACAAGCGGTCGATATCCGTTACACCGCGATGAAAGGCAAGCCAGAAGAACGTTTGATATCACCTCAAACATTAGTGTTTGCCGCAGGACGCTGGCATATACGCGCTTGGTGTTTTATGCGAAGCGAGTACCGTGACTTTGTTTTAACGCGTATCACGGACGCCGAAATCGACGATCTGAAATCTTGCCATGACCTGCCTATCGACCATCACTGGCAAGAGCAGGTTGATATCATTCTTGCCCCTGACCCAAGGCTCGATGCCCTAAGGCAACAACTGATTGCCGATGAATATGCCATGATTCAGGGCCGACTTACCCTATCGGTCAAGCGCGCAATGGTCACTTATCAACTGCACGAAATGGGGATCAGTTTTCCCTATACCGCACTAAGTGAAATCGAGCAGCAATTGGTGATAGTCAATAAATCTGACGTAGAAGCGTGGTGTTTTTAA